In one window of Burkholderiales bacterium DNA:
- a CDS encoding aldo/keto reductase yields MSGIPQVVLADGARVSALGLGTWRMGERADARRDEVAALRRGFDLGVSLVDTAEMYADGGSEEVVGEAIAGRRDEVFVVSKVYPHRAGRRAAIAACEASLARLAIERIDLYLLHWRGGVPLAETVEAFERLRRDGKIARWGVSNFDVGDLDELAAVPGGPACAANQVLYHLAERGIERGAMPRCRAWPMPVMAYSPFDEGRLLHRDDLGAIAREAGTSAATLALAWLISHDDVIAVPKAARVEHVNMIAAAARFRLTPEAVAALDRAFPAPRKRTPLAMI; encoded by the coding sequence ATGAGCGGCATTCCCCAGGTCGTGCTGGCCGACGGCGCCCGTGTCAGCGCGCTCGGACTCGGGACCTGGCGCATGGGCGAACGGGCAGACGCGCGCCGCGACGAGGTCGCGGCGCTTCGTCGTGGCTTCGATCTCGGAGTCTCGCTCGTCGACACCGCAGAGATGTATGCGGACGGCGGATCCGAGGAGGTGGTGGGCGAGGCGATCGCCGGCCGTCGCGACGAGGTGTTCGTGGTCTCGAAGGTGTACCCGCACCGCGCGGGCCGACGGGCGGCGATCGCGGCCTGCGAGGCGAGTCTCGCGCGACTCGCGATCGAGCGGATCGACCTCTATCTCCTGCACTGGCGCGGTGGCGTGCCGCTGGCGGAGACGGTGGAAGCGTTCGAACGCCTGCGCCGCGACGGCAAGATCGCGCGCTGGGGCGTGTCGAACTTCGACGTCGGCGACCTCGACGAACTCGCGGCCGTGCCCGGAGGCCCGGCGTGCGCGGCCAATCAGGTGCTCTACCACCTGGCCGAGCGCGGGATCGAGCGCGGCGCGATGCCTCGCTGTCGCGCGTGGCCGATGCCGGTGATGGCGTATTCGCCGTTCGACGAGGGACGGCTGCTCCACCGTGACGACCTCGGGGCGATCGCGCGCGAAGCCGGAACGTCGGCGGCGACGCTTGCGCTCGCGTGGCTGATTTCCCATGACGACGTCATCGCCGTGCCGAAGGCGGCGCGTGTCGAACACGTGAACATGATCGCCGCCGCGGCCCGTTTTCGGCTGACGCCGGAGGCCGTTGCGGCGCTCGACCGTGCGTTCCCCGCGCCGCGAAAGCGCACGCCGCTGGCGATGATCTGA
- a CDS encoding DnaJ domain-containing protein, with protein MNYTHYDYLDLAPGASVARIEAAYAQVLQRFHFGRTEAGQDLSGLIRTIHAAYRVLSDPDARRAYDDELAREAALADAELKADLDAQASRPSRHAQDVPAPLRLVVNQLAA; from the coding sequence GTGAACTACACCCACTACGATTATCTCGATCTCGCGCCCGGCGCGTCGGTCGCGCGCATCGAGGCGGCGTACGCGCAGGTCCTCCAGCGCTTTCACTTCGGCCGCACCGAGGCCGGACAGGACCTGTCCGGGTTGATCCGCACGATCCACGCCGCCTACCGGGTCCTGTCCGACCCGGACGCGCGTCGCGCGTACGACGACGAACTCGCCCGCGAAGCGGCGCTCGCCGACGCCGAACTCAAGGCCGACCTCGATGCACAGGCGAGCAGGCCGTCGCGCCACGCGCAGGACGTTCCGGCGCCGCTGCGCCTCGTGGTCAATCAGCTCGCCGCCTGA
- a CDS encoding PD-(D/E)XK nuclease family protein: MTDALHRALARGATVVTPNRRLARHLIGAFDRANRAAGARAWSSARALPWPAFVLDLEREAMASGALAPRVRLSGVAVAELWRQVLEADGIAALDVGGLASAASEAWELVHAYGNGGESWRAWAGGADDPAAFARWAERYREALDARHAVDAATAPDRLSGVDQAFRGWHGREVVFAGFIEPTPQQLRLAERLRERGAVVAFRATVEAAEAGILRGAYASTTAELCAALAWARRIVEASPDARVGIVVPELAARRAEVRLRAIDVLGMPEDETLAAWNLSLGAPLADVPLVAAATDLIALAWGRLPVGRAAAWLRSAYLPGASSRTLRGLRASIERSWLERAVETVDLDAVTAELARRNDPLATSLVEVGERMRTTPRATRRGLVDAWRAVLEVAGWPGDRALSSAAHQARAALDEAFAQFAALDALSASQRDVARLEGGAAIAAFTAQVAASPFQPESADAPIQILGLYEAVGLPFDALWISGMDDETLPRAMRPHPLIPIAWQRDRGAPRSDPARELAFARALAGTLRQSAPTVVVSHARRVDDRPALPTDVFPRGVPVDAPVPPLPAQTMFARRPLLERMVDATAPPLASDERLSRGSGLVTAQSDCPFQALAACRWRADRWPQAQVGLSPMERGNLIHAALAAFWREVRDHAGLVALRSAEANYRDTLQRVANAALGVIDATRWRRLPPAVRAGEAARLERTMDDWLAIETERPPFEVLDVEHETSLALAPLRIGLRLDRIDRLADGGVAILDYKSGRVPSAGRWQDDRPKAVQMGLYTLAWREAHPDDRVRAAVLACLKRGETKAVGLYADGAARVGAAPKAKGNDVVDWPLLEARWAAVMGALVRSFADGEALVSPRKAALCQTCARQALCRVDGFDDDDADDGDGVDSGEEGAG, from the coding sequence ATGACCGACGCGCTCCACCGCGCGCTGGCGCGGGGCGCGACCGTCGTCACGCCCAACCGCCGGCTCGCACGACACCTGATCGGCGCGTTCGATCGCGCGAACCGCGCGGCGGGCGCCCGTGCGTGGAGTTCCGCACGGGCGCTTCCCTGGCCCGCCTTCGTGCTCGACCTCGAACGCGAGGCGATGGCCTCCGGTGCGCTCGCCCCACGGGTGCGGCTGTCCGGGGTCGCGGTCGCCGAACTGTGGCGGCAGGTGCTCGAGGCCGACGGGATAGCGGCGCTCGACGTCGGCGGCCTCGCGAGCGCCGCTTCCGAGGCCTGGGAACTCGTCCATGCGTACGGCAACGGCGGCGAGAGCTGGCGCGCATGGGCGGGAGGCGCCGACGATCCCGCCGCGTTCGCGCGCTGGGCCGAGCGCTACCGTGAAGCGCTGGACGCGCGCCATGCCGTTGATGCCGCGACGGCCCCCGACCGCCTCTCCGGCGTGGATCAGGCGTTCCGCGGATGGCATGGGCGTGAGGTCGTGTTCGCGGGCTTCATCGAGCCCACGCCGCAGCAGCTCCGCCTCGCCGAGCGGCTGCGCGAACGCGGAGCGGTCGTGGCGTTTCGCGCGACCGTCGAGGCGGCCGAGGCCGGGATCCTGCGCGGCGCGTACGCGTCGACCACCGCCGAGCTGTGTGCGGCGCTCGCCTGGGCGCGGCGCATCGTCGAGGCGAGCCCGGACGCAAGGGTGGGCATCGTCGTGCCGGAACTCGCGGCGCGGCGCGCCGAAGTGCGGCTGCGTGCGATCGACGTCCTCGGGATGCCTGAAGACGAGACGCTCGCTGCCTGGAATCTGTCGCTCGGCGCGCCGCTGGCTGACGTGCCGCTGGTGGCCGCCGCGACCGACCTGATCGCGCTCGCGTGGGGAAGGCTTCCCGTGGGACGCGCAGCGGCGTGGCTCCGTTCCGCCTACCTGCCTGGAGCGTCGTCGCGGACCCTGCGAGGCCTTCGTGCGTCGATCGAGCGTTCGTGGCTCGAACGGGCGGTCGAGACCGTCGACCTGGACGCGGTCACGGCCGAACTGGCGCGGCGCAACGACCCGCTCGCAACGAGTCTCGTCGAGGTCGGCGAGCGAATGCGTACGACGCCGCGTGCCACGCGGCGGGGACTCGTCGACGCGTGGCGTGCCGTGCTCGAAGTCGCGGGCTGGCCGGGCGATCGCGCCCTGTCGAGCGCCGCGCATCAGGCGCGCGCCGCGCTCGATGAAGCGTTCGCGCAGTTCGCCGCGCTCGACGCGTTGTCCGCATCGCAGCGCGACGTCGCGCGGCTCGAGGGCGGCGCGGCGATCGCGGCGTTTACCGCCCAGGTGGCCGCCTCGCCGTTCCAGCCGGAGTCGGCGGACGCTCCGATCCAGATCCTGGGTCTCTACGAGGCGGTCGGCCTGCCGTTCGACGCGCTGTGGATCTCGGGCATGGACGACGAGACGCTGCCGCGCGCGATGCGTCCGCATCCGCTCATTCCCATCGCGTGGCAGCGCGATCGCGGCGCGCCGCGCAGCGACCCGGCCCGAGAACTCGCGTTCGCTCGCGCCCTCGCCGGCACGCTTCGACAGTCGGCGCCGACCGTGGTCGTGAGCCACGCGCGCAGGGTGGACGATCGCCCCGCGTTGCCGACCGATGTGTTTCCGCGCGGTGTTCCGGTGGATGCGCCGGTGCCACCGTTGCCCGCGCAGACGATGTTCGCGCGCCGGCCGCTGCTCGAACGCATGGTCGACGCGACCGCGCCGCCGCTCGCCTCCGATGAGCGGCTATCCCGCGGCTCGGGCCTCGTGACCGCGCAGAGCGATTGTCCGTTCCAGGCGCTCGCGGCCTGCCGCTGGCGTGCCGACCGCTGGCCGCAGGCGCAGGTCGGCCTCTCGCCGATGGAACGCGGCAACCTCATCCACGCCGCGCTCGCGGCGTTCTGGCGCGAAGTCCGCGATCACGCCGGACTCGTCGCGCTGCGATCGGCCGAGGCGAACTACCGCGACACCTTGCAGCGAGTCGCGAACGCAGCGCTGGGCGTGATCGACGCGACTCGATGGCGCAGACTGCCGCCTGCCGTGCGCGCGGGCGAGGCCGCTCGCCTCGAACGCACGATGGACGATTGGCTCGCGATCGAGACCGAACGCCCGCCGTTCGAGGTGCTCGACGTGGAGCACGAGACGAGCCTTGCGCTCGCGCCGCTGCGCATCGGCCTCCGGCTCGACCGCATCGACCGGCTCGCCGACGGCGGTGTCGCGATCCTCGACTACAAGTCCGGACGGGTGCCGTCGGCCGGGCGCTGGCAGGACGACCGGCCGAAGGCCGTGCAGATGGGCCTCTACACGCTCGCCTGGCGCGAGGCGCATCCGGACGATCGGGTGCGGGCCGCGGTGCTCGCCTGCCTGAAGCGCGGCGAGACGAAGGCGGTCGGACTGTACGCCGACGGCGCGGCACGCGTCGGCGCAGCGCCCAAGGCGAAGGGCAACGACGTGGTCGACTGGCCTCTGCTCGAAGCGCGCTGGGCTGCCGTGATGGGCGCGCTCGTGCGCTCGTTCGCGGACGGGGAGGCTCTCGTGTCGCCCCGCAAGGCGGCGCTCTGCCAGACCTGCGCGCGGCAGGCGCTGTGTCGGGTCGATGGGTTCGACGACGATGACGCCGATGACGGCGATGGCGTCGACAGCGGCGAGGAGGGGGCCGGATGA
- a CDS encoding UvrD-helicase domain-containing protein, translating to MSTTHPAALLADDTAARAEALDVRRSFVVQAPAGSGKTELLIQRLLALLAVARRPEAVLAITFTRKAAGEMRERVVRALVAAGDSAEGAKDETALAPHERTTRALARAVLARDAELGWNLIHHPSRLAIQTIDALVQAIARQSPLESGLPPAPRFTEEPKERYRAAAHAAIAAASATDERWRLLLDHQDNDADALASRIVDLLERREEWRTLVAAGPGRVRDVLEATLAREVGGELDTLRAIIGAAPFARVSDIAAACEPHLDANDADLRDALLACVERGVPPLDMANLAWWQEIAGWLCTKDGSGMRKSASRMRGVPVIGKGEGADTRRARARAVEAWLEALRETPGLADAIPAIAALPPVRYGDEAWSRIEAMLSLLPELAAHLEVEFARAREVDFPKATLSALAALGERDAPGDALLRLDLRVDHLLVDEFQDTSYAHLDLIGRLVAGWSPGDGRTLFAVGDPMQSIYRFRGAEVRAFVEAMAAGTIEGVAVERLTLRRNFRSQAGLVSWVNRQFPSVLGAIDEPWQGRVAFAESIATKPAEEGAAVTVDIAADDAAEAEVVLARVREARARGGSIAILARNRGHLGALLPALRDAGIAYSAVDLDVLADRPAVRDVVALAHALLQPDDRLAWLAVLRGPSCGLTLADLHLIVQAADATAGRSIEAALDVPPEGLSTDARARIAHVVRALAAARNRHGLAPLVERVREAWIAIGGPATLSEALDLVAVDDVLALLAAHQRAGDLPDWNAFIAHLAETRLSPPPGDDDRVQVMTMHKAKGLEFDTVILPGLARGKTRNDTPFLRWRTRRHGLMLGLARSRGGDDDGVYAYLARLAAGEGEAELARLAYVACTRARRRLALVAVLGVDAETGGWERPSRASFLGRFDATIVHEAPPPTPGAVDAGPPATARPAPFERLPSLWRAHAAVAPLMRTSSARTVETALPFDWARERARRLGVVVHQVLARVAVEGLSRFDAARLASERARLETVLIAEGALPGEAAAEASEALATVATTLADPRGRWLFDPAHEDSRSEWALTGIDEGEIVHVVLDRAFIAKGERWIVDFKTGTHEGADAAEFLDAELARYRGQLERYGRIVATLDPAHRVRLALYHPRVPGGWREVTT from the coding sequence ATGAGCACGACGCACCCCGCAGCGCTCCTCGCCGACGACACTGCCGCACGCGCCGAAGCGCTCGACGTCCGGCGCTCGTTCGTCGTGCAGGCGCCGGCAGGCTCGGGCAAGACCGAACTCCTGATCCAGCGGCTGCTCGCGCTGCTCGCGGTCGCGAGGCGGCCCGAGGCCGTGCTGGCGATCACCTTCACCCGGAAAGCAGCGGGCGAGATGCGCGAGCGCGTCGTCCGTGCGCTCGTCGCCGCAGGAGACAGCGCGGAGGGTGCGAAGGACGAAACGGCGCTCGCGCCGCACGAGCGGACGACGCGCGCGCTGGCGCGTGCCGTACTCGCGCGCGACGCCGAACTGGGCTGGAACCTGATCCACCACCCGTCGCGCCTCGCGATCCAGACGATCGACGCGCTCGTGCAGGCGATCGCACGCCAGTCGCCGCTCGAGAGCGGTCTGCCGCCCGCGCCCCGGTTCACCGAGGAGCCGAAGGAGCGCTATCGCGCCGCGGCGCACGCGGCGATCGCGGCGGCGAGCGCGACCGACGAGCGCTGGCGGCTCCTCCTCGACCATCAGGACAACGATGCCGACGCGCTCGCCTCGCGCATCGTCGACTTGCTCGAGCGGCGCGAGGAGTGGCGCACCCTCGTCGCCGCCGGACCGGGCCGGGTCCGTGACGTCCTGGAAGCCACGCTCGCGCGCGAGGTAGGCGGAGAACTCGACACGCTGCGCGCGATCATCGGCGCGGCGCCGTTCGCGCGCGTGTCCGACATCGCGGCGGCATGCGAGCCACACCTCGACGCAAACGACGCCGACCTGCGCGACGCGCTGCTCGCGTGTGTCGAGAGAGGCGTGCCGCCGTTGGACATGGCGAATCTCGCGTGGTGGCAGGAGATCGCCGGATGGCTCTGCACCAAGGACGGCTCTGGGATGCGCAAGTCGGCATCCAGGATGCGGGGTGTCCCGGTGATCGGCAAGGGCGAGGGTGCCGACACTCGTCGTGCTCGCGCCCGTGCGGTCGAGGCGTGGCTCGAAGCGTTGCGCGAAACGCCGGGACTCGCCGATGCGATCCCGGCGATCGCGGCATTGCCGCCGGTCCGCTACGGCGACGAAGCGTGGTCCCGCATCGAGGCGATGCTGTCGCTGTTGCCGGAACTCGCGGCGCACCTCGAAGTCGAGTTCGCCCGTGCGCGCGAAGTCGACTTTCCCAAGGCGACGCTCTCGGCGCTCGCGGCGCTCGGCGAACGCGATGCGCCGGGAGACGCGCTCTTGCGCCTCGACCTTCGCGTCGATCACCTGCTCGTCGACGAGTTTCAGGACACCTCCTACGCGCACCTCGACCTGATCGGCAGGCTCGTCGCCGGGTGGTCGCCCGGCGATGGACGCACGCTCTTCGCGGTCGGCGACCCGATGCAGTCGATCTACCGGTTCCGCGGGGCCGAGGTCCGCGCGTTCGTCGAAGCGATGGCCGCAGGCACGATCGAAGGCGTGGCGGTCGAACGCCTGACGCTGCGGCGCAATTTCCGCTCGCAGGCCGGCCTCGTGTCGTGGGTCAACCGGCAATTCCCGTCGGTGCTGGGCGCGATCGACGAGCCCTGGCAGGGCCGCGTCGCCTTCGCGGAGTCGATCGCGACCAAACCGGCGGAGGAGGGCGCGGCCGTGACGGTCGACATCGCGGCCGACGACGCCGCCGAAGCGGAGGTCGTCCTGGCGCGAGTGCGCGAGGCGCGCGCGCGCGGCGGGTCCATCGCGATCCTCGCCCGCAACCGCGGCCACCTCGGGGCGCTGCTTCCGGCGCTGCGCGACGCCGGCATCGCGTACTCGGCGGTCGATCTCGACGTCCTCGCCGATCGTCCCGCGGTGCGCGACGTGGTGGCGCTCGCGCACGCGCTCTTGCAGCCGGACGACCGGCTCGCGTGGCTCGCGGTCCTGCGCGGGCCCTCGTGCGGCCTCACGCTCGCCGACCTGCACCTGATCGTCCAGGCCGCGGATGCCACGGCCGGGCGCTCGATCGAAGCGGCGCTGGACGTGCCGCCCGAGGGCCTGTCCACCGATGCACGGGCGCGCATCGCGCATGTCGTGCGCGCGCTCGCTGCCGCGCGGAATCGACATGGGCTCGCGCCGCTGGTCGAGCGGGTGCGCGAGGCGTGGATCGCGATCGGCGGGCCGGCGACGTTGTCCGAGGCGCTCGACCTCGTCGCGGTCGACGACGTGCTCGCGCTCCTCGCCGCGCACCAGCGCGCCGGCGACCTGCCGGATTGGAACGCGTTCATCGCGCACCTCGCCGAGACCAGGCTGTCGCCGCCGCCCGGCGACGACGACCGCGTGCAGGTGATGACGATGCACAAGGCGAAGGGCCTCGAGTTCGACACCGTCATCCTGCCCGGACTCGCCCGCGGCAAGACGCGCAACGACACGCCGTTCCTGCGCTGGCGCACCCGGCGCCACGGGCTGATGCTGGGCCTCGCGCGCTCGCGCGGCGGAGACGACGATGGTGTCTACGCCTACCTCGCGCGCCTCGCCGCGGGCGAAGGCGAGGCGGAACTCGCGCGTCTCGCGTACGTCGCGTGTACGCGCGCGAGACGAAGGCTCGCGCTCGTCGCGGTGTTGGGTGTCGACGCGGAAACGGGGGGCTGGGAGCGCCCGAGCCGCGCATCCTTCCTCGGGCGTTTCGACGCGACGATCGTGCATGAGGCGCCGCCGCCGACGCCCGGCGCGGTCGATGCGGGGCCGCCGGCCACCGCGCGGCCGGCGCCGTTCGAACGCCTGCCGTCCCTCTGGCGTGCGCACGCCGCGGTCGCGCCGCTCATGAGGACGTCGTCCGCGCGCACCGTCGAGACCGCGCTGCCGTTCGACTGGGCGCGGGAGCGCGCCCGGCGGTTGGGCGTCGTCGTGCACCAGGTGCTCGCGCGCGTGGCGGTCGAGGGACTCTCGCGTTTCGACGCGGCGCGGCTCGCCTCCGAGCGCGCGCGCCTCGAAACGGTCCTGATCGCGGAAGGAGCCCTGCCCGGCGAAGCGGCCGCGGAGGCCTCCGAGGCCCTCGCTACGGTCGCGACGACGCTCGCCGACCCGCGCGGGCGCTGGCTCTTCGACCCCGCGCACGAGGATTCGCGCAGCGAATGGGCGCTGACCGGGATCGACGAGGGCGAGATCGTGCACGTCGTGCTCGACCGCGCATTCATCGCGAAGGGCGAGCGCTGGATCGTCGACTTCAAGACCGGCACGCACGAGGGCGCGGACGCGGCCGAGTTCCTCGACGCGGAACTCGCGCGGTACCGCGGACAGCTCGAACGCTACGGGCGCATCGTCGCCACGCTCGATCCGGCGCACCGCGTGCGCCTCGCGCTCTATCATCCGCGCGTCCCGGGGGGCTGGCGGGAAGTCACGACCTGA
- a CDS encoding bifunctional riboflavin kinase/FAD synthetase, which translates to MQLLRGLPEVAGRNVALTVGNFDGVHLGHQAMLARLAEAADDLALVPAVLTFDPHPREFFAKSSAPARLSSLRGKIDAFRTFGVQQVIVARFDRSLASLEPEAFIDEVLVRRLGARWVLVGADFRFGRGRAGDLALLRRHARSFSVEAMGTVEIGGERASSTAVREALRTGDLDRASHLLGRTYAMAGHVAHGAKLGRTLGFPTINLPLKRKPPLEGIFAVRVLGLGAPRRGVASLGVRPTVTEGGRPMLEVFLFDFDQTVYGRRIVVEFLRKLRDEARFPDLDSLTRQIRADADAARAYFEATP; encoded by the coding sequence ATGCAGCTCCTCCGCGGCCTGCCCGAGGTCGCCGGCCGCAACGTCGCGCTGACCGTCGGGAACTTCGACGGTGTCCACCTCGGGCACCAGGCGATGCTCGCGCGTCTGGCCGAAGCCGCCGACGACCTCGCGCTCGTTCCCGCGGTGCTGACCTTCGATCCGCACCCGCGCGAGTTCTTCGCGAAGTCGTCCGCGCCGGCGCGTTTGTCGTCGCTGCGCGGCAAGATCGACGCGTTCCGCACCTTCGGCGTGCAGCAGGTCATCGTCGCGCGCTTCGACCGCTCGCTCGCGTCGCTCGAACCGGAGGCGTTCATCGACGAGGTGCTGGTGCGCCGGCTGGGGGCCCGATGGGTGCTGGTCGGCGCGGACTTCCGGTTCGGCCGCGGTCGCGCCGGCGACCTCGCGCTCCTGCGCCGGCACGCGCGGAGCTTCAGCGTCGAGGCGATGGGGACGGTGGAAATCGGCGGCGAGCGCGCGAGTTCGACCGCCGTGCGCGAGGCGCTTCGCACCGGCGACCTCGATCGCGCGTCGCATCTCCTCGGCCGGACCTACGCGATGGCCGGCCACGTCGCGCACGGCGCGAAGCTCGGCCGCACGCTCGGATTTCCGACGATCAACCTGCCGCTCAAGCGCAAGCCGCCGCTCGAGGGCATCTTCGCCGTGCGCGTGCTCGGCCTCGGCGCTCCGCGACGCGGCGTCGCGAGCCTCGGCGTGCGTCCGACGGTGACGGAAGGCGGCCGGCCGATGCTCGAGGTGTTCCTGTTCGATTTCGACCAGACGGTGTACGGCAGGCGCATCGTGGTCGAGTTCCTGCGCAAGCTGCGCGACGAGGCGCGCTTCCCCGACCTCGACTCGCTGACGCGCCAGATCCGCGCCGATGCGGACGCGGCGCGCGCCTATTTCGAAGCGACTCCCTGA
- the ileS gene encoding isoleucine--tRNA ligase, with protein sequence MRTRRAPISKRLPEMPDAKKPDWKSTLNLPDTPFPMRGDLAKREPGWVREWQERDVYGAIRKASAGRPRFVLHDGPPYANAAIHIGHAVNKILKDVIVKGRTLAGFDAPYVPGWDCHGMPIEVQIEKTHGKHLPVERTLELCRAYATEQIAIQKRDFQRLGVLGDWDRPYTTMAFANEAEEIRTLGRLLEKGFLYRGLKPVNWCFDCGSALAEAEVEYEDRQDIAIDVAFPLVDAAERAKLARAFGLARAPEGPVSAVIWTTTPWTIPANQALNAHPDFSYALVETDRAHVVVAADLAEACLARWKLSGRTIATAKGSALELIAFRHPFCDRAAPVYLGDYVTLEQGTGIVHSSPAYGMDDFLSCRRYGMTDEGIENPVQGDGRYAASLPFFGGLSIWDANPRIVDKLREVGALMHAEKFTHSYMHCWRHKTPIIYRATTQWFAGMDDVPGYRGAKPARTLRDLALEGIERTRFYPSWGKARLHGMIAHRPDWTLSRQRQWGVPLPFFVDRETDELHPDTAALLELAAKMVAERGIAAWFEATHETFGVDEKRYRKLTDTLDVWFDSGSTHQTVMGGPQGRATHHGSHPDDTAFPADLYLEGSDQHRGWFHSSLLVSCMLNGVPPYKALLTHGFAVDGEGKKMSKSKGNVVAPQKVSDTLGADILRLWVAATDYSGDLNISDEILKRNVESYRRIRNTLRFLVANTSDFAAGDAVPSGELFEIDRHALARLAALVDEVVADYDRYEFHLVVQKLTTYCSEDLGGFYLDVLKDRLYTTPAAGRARRSAQTALASIRDTLLALLAPILSFTCEEAWRIVHPGDPTLFVRTWRELRPQVAGGAELLAKWESILAVRAVVQKEIEAVRQSGRIGSSLQAEVTISAPAPAYAALASLGDDLRFVTITSAARVEEGDALAVAVNPSGGEKCERCWHYRADVGDDAAHPSLCGRCVANLFGAGEPRRHV encoded by the coding sequence ATGCGGACGCGGCGCGCGCCTATTTCGAAGCGACTCCCTGAGATGCCCGACGCGAAGAAACCGGACTGGAAGTCCACGCTCAACCTGCCCGACACGCCGTTCCCGATGCGCGGCGACCTCGCGAAGCGCGAGCCGGGATGGGTGCGCGAGTGGCAGGAGCGGGACGTCTACGGCGCGATCCGCAAGGCCTCGGCCGGACGACCACGCTTCGTCCTGCACGACGGGCCGCCGTACGCGAACGCGGCGATCCATATCGGGCACGCGGTCAACAAGATCCTCAAGGACGTCATCGTCAAGGGCCGCACGCTCGCGGGTTTCGACGCGCCCTACGTGCCGGGCTGGGACTGCCACGGCATGCCGATCGAGGTGCAGATCGAGAAGACCCACGGCAAGCACCTGCCGGTCGAGCGCACGCTCGAACTCTGCCGCGCGTACGCGACCGAGCAGATCGCGATCCAGAAGCGCGACTTCCAGCGCCTGGGCGTGCTGGGCGACTGGGACCGGCCGTACACGACGATGGCGTTCGCGAACGAAGCCGAGGAGATCCGCACGCTCGGCAGGCTCCTCGAGAAGGGCTTCCTGTACCGGGGCCTGAAACCGGTCAACTGGTGCTTCGACTGCGGCAGCGCGCTCGCCGAGGCCGAGGTCGAGTACGAGGACCGCCAGGACATCGCGATCGACGTCGCGTTCCCGCTGGTCGACGCGGCGGAGCGCGCGAAACTCGCGCGCGCGTTCGGCCTCGCGCGTGCGCCCGAGGGCCCGGTCTCCGCGGTGATCTGGACGACCACGCCGTGGACGATTCCCGCGAACCAGGCGCTGAACGCTCACCCGGACTTCAGCTACGCGCTGGTCGAGACCGACCGCGCGCACGTCGTCGTCGCCGCCGATCTGGCCGAGGCCTGCCTCGCGCGCTGGAAGCTCTCCGGGCGGACGATCGCGACCGCGAAAGGGAGCGCGCTCGAGCTCATCGCCTTCCGCCACCCGTTCTGCGATCGTGCCGCCCCGGTCTATCTCGGCGACTACGTGACGCTCGAGCAGGGCACCGGCATCGTTCACAGTTCACCCGCGTACGGCATGGACGACTTCCTGTCCTGCCGGCGCTACGGCATGACCGACGAGGGCATCGAGAACCCGGTACAGGGCGACGGCCGCTACGCCGCGTCACTGCCGTTCTTCGGCGGCCTGTCGATCTGGGACGCGAATCCGCGGATCGTCGACAAGCTGCGCGAAGTCGGGGCGCTGATGCACGCGGAGAAGTTCACCCACAGCTACATGCACTGCTGGCGCCACAAGACGCCGATCATCTACCGCGCGACCACGCAGTGGTTCGCGGGCATGGACGACGTGCCGGGCTACCGCGGCGCGAAGCCGGCCCGGACGCTGCGCGACCTCGCGCTCGAGGGGATCGAGCGCACGCGCTTCTACCCGTCCTGGGGCAAGGCGCGTCTGCACGGCATGATCGCGCACCGCCCCGACTGGACGCTCTCGCGGCAGCGCCAGTGGGGCGTGCCGCTGCCGTTCTTCGTCGACCGCGAGACCGACGAGCTGCATCCCGACACCGCCGCGCTCCTCGAACTCGCGGCGAAGATGGTCGCCGAGCGCGGCATCGCCGCGTGGTTCGAGGCGACGCACGAGACCTTCGGCGTCGACGAGAAGCGCTACCGCAAGCTCACCGACACGCTCGACGTGTGGTTCGATTCCGGCTCGACGCACCAGACGGTGATGGGCGGCCCGCAGGGGCGCGCGACCCATCACGGCTCGCATCCGGACGACACCGCGTTCCCGGCGGACCTCTACCTCGAAGGCTCGGACCAGCACCGCGGCTGGTTCCACTCGTCGCTGCTGGTGTCGTGCATGCTGAACGGCGTCCCGCCGTACAAGGCGCTCCTGACCCACGGTTTCGCGGTCGACGGCGAAGGCAAGAAGATGTCGAAGTCGAAGGGCAACGTCGTGGCGCCGCAGAAGGTGTCCGACACGCTCGGCGCCGACATCCTGCGGCTGTGGGTCGCCGCGACCGACTACTCGGGCGACCTCAACATCTCCGACGAGATCCTGAAGCGCAACGTCGAGAGCTACCGCCGCATCCGCAACACGCTGCGCTTCCTCGTCGCGAACACGTCCGACTTCGCGGCGGGCGACGCCGTGCCGTCGGGAGAGCTGTTCGAGATCGACCGCCACGCGCTCGCACGACTCGCAGCGCTCGTCGACGAGGTGGTCGCCGACTACGACCGCTACGAATTCCACCTCGTGGTCCAGAAGCTCACGACCTACTGCTCGGAGGACCTGGGCGGCTTCTACCTCGACGTGCTGAAGGATCGGCTGTACACGACACCGGCCGCGGGGCGGGCGCGCCGCTCGGCGCAGACCGCGCTCGCGTCGATCCGCGACACGCTCCTCGCGCTGCTCGCGCCGATCCTGTCGTTCACCTGCGAGGAAGCCTGGCGGATCGTGCATCCCGGCGATCCGACGCTCTTCGTCCGCACCTGGCGGGAACTCCGTCCGCAGGTGGCCGGCGGCGCCGAACTCCTCGCGAAATGGGAGTCGATCCTCGCCGTGCGTGCGGTCGTGCAGAAGGAGATCGAGGCGGTGCGCCAGTCCGGCCGGATCGGCAGTTCGCTGCAGGCCGAAGTGACGATCTCGGCGCCCGCGCCGGCGTACGCGGCCCTGGCCTCGCTCGGCGACGACCTGCGCTTCGTCACGATCACCTCGGCGGCGCGGGTCGAGGAGGGCGACGCGCTCGCAGTCGCGGTGAACCCGTCCGGCGGCGAGAAGTGCGAGCGCTGCTGGCACTATCGCGCCGACGTGGGCGACGATGCGGCGCATCCGTCGCTCTGCGGCCGCTGCGTCGCGAATCTCTTCGGCGCCGGCGAGCCTCGGAGGCACGTATGA